The Phyllostomus discolor isolate MPI-MPIP mPhyDis1 chromosome Y, mPhyDis1.pri.v3, whole genome shotgun sequence genome includes a window with the following:
- the LOC114489890 gene encoding ATP-dependent RNA helicase DDX3X-like, with translation MRHVAADNALELDQQFAGLDLNSSDNQSKGGSTASKGRYIPPHLRNREASKGFHDKESSGWSCSKDKDAYSSFGSRDSRGKSSYYSDRGGGSRGRFGDRGRSDSDGVGSRDRTGFGKYDRGGYSRWCDKSDEDDWSKPLPPSERLEQELFSGGNTGINFEKYDDIPVEATGSNCPPHIESFSDVEMGEIVMGNIALTRYTRPTPVQKYAIPIIKEKRDLMACAQTGSGKTAAFLLPILSQIYTDGPGEALKAMKETGRYGRRKQYPISLVLAPTRELAVQIYEEARKFSYRSRVRPCVVYGGADIGHQIRDLERGCHLLVATPGRLVDMMERGKIGLDFCKYLVLDEADRMLDMGFEPQIRRIVEQDTMPPKGVRHTMMFSATFPKEIQMLARDFLDEYIFLAVGRVGSTSENITQKVVWVEESDKRSFLLDLLNATGRDSLTLVFVETKKGADSLEDFLYHEGYACTSIHGDRSQRDREEALHQFRSGKSPILVATAVAARGLDISNVKHVINFDLPSDIEEYVHRIGRTGRVGNLGLATSFFNERNINITKDLLDLLIEAKQEVPSWLENMAYEHPYKGSSRGRSKRFSGGFGARDYRQSSSSSFNSSRGSSSRSSGGSHGSNRGFGGGGYGGFYTSDGYGGNYNSQGVDWWGN, from the exons ATGAGACATGTGGCTGCGGACAACGCCCTCGAGTTAGACCAGCAG TTTGCTGGTCTAGACCTGAATTCTTCTGATAATCAAAGTAAAGGGGGAAGCACGGCAAGCA AAGGCCGCTATATACCTCCTCATTTAAGGAACAGAGAAGCGTCAAAAG gattccATGATAAAGAGAGTTCAGGGTGGAGTTGTAGTAAAGATAAGGATGCATATAGCAGTTTTGGGTCTCGAGATTCAAGAGGAAAGTCCAGTTACTACAGTGATCGTGGAGGTGGATCACGGGGAAG GTTTGGTGATCGTGGTAGGAGTGACTCTGATGGTGTTGGCAGTCGTGACAGGACTGGTTTCGGCAAATATGATCGCGGTGGATATAGTCGATGGTGTGACAAATCAGATGAAGATGATTGGTCAAAACCACTTCCTCCAAGTGAACGTTTAGAACA GGAACTGTTTTCTGGAGGAAACACTGGGATTAACTTTGAGAAGTATGATGATATTCCAGTAGAGGCAACTGGCAGTAATTGTCCTCCACATATTGAAAGT TTCAGCGATGTTGAGATGGGAGAGATTGTCATGGGGAACATTGCTCTTACTCGTTATACTCGTCCTACACCAGTACAAAAATATGCCATTCCtattatcaaagaaaaaagagacttgATGGCTTGTGCCCAAACAG gGTCTGGAAAAACTGCGGCATTTCTCCTGCCCATCTTGAGTCAAATTTATACAGATGGTCCAGGCGAGGCTTTGAAAGCAATGAAG gAAACTGGAAGGTACGGACGCCGTAAACAGTACCCAATCTCCTTGGTTTTAGCTCCAACAAGAGAATTGGCAGTACAGATCTATGAGGAAGCCAGAAAA TTTTCATACCGGTCTAGAGTTCGTCCTTGTGTGGTTTATGGTGGTGCTGATATCGGTCACCAAATTCGAGACTTAGAACGTGGGTGTCACTTGTTAGTAGCCACTCCAGGACGTCTAGTGGATATGATGGAACGGGGAAAAATTGGATTAGACTTCTGCAa ATACTTAGTGTTGGACGAAGCTGATAGGATGCTAGACATGGGGTTTGAACCTCAGATACGTCGTATAGTTGAACAAGATACTATGCCACCAAAAGGTGTTCGCCACACAATGATGTTTAGTGCTACTTTTCCTAAGGAAATACAG ATGCTTGCTCGTGATTTCTTGGATGAATATATCTTTCTGGCTGTAGGCAGAGTGGGCTCTACCTCTGAGAACATCACACAGAAAGTAGTTTGGGTGGAAGAGTCTGACAAACGGTCATTTCTGCTTGATCTGTTAAATGCAACAG GGAGAGATTCTCTTACTTTGGTGTTTGTGGAGACCAAAAAGGGTGCTGATTCTCTGGAGGATTTCTTATACCATGAAGGATATGCTTGTACTAGTATCCATGGAGACCGATCACAAAGAGATAGAGAAGAAGCACTTCACCAGTTTCGTTCAGGAAAAAGCCCAATTCTAGTGGCTACAGCt gtGGCTGCAAGAGGACTAGACATTTCTAATGTGAAACATGTTATCAATTTTGATTTGCCAAGTGATATTGAAGAATATGTACATCGGATTGGTCGTACAGGACGTGTAGGAAACCTTG GTCTTGCCacctcattttttaatgaaagaaatataaatattacaaagGATTTATTGGATCTTCTCATTGAAGCTAAACAAGAAGTCCCATCTTGGTTAGAAAATATGGCTTATGAACATCCCTATAAGGGTAGCAGTCGTGGACGTTCTAAGAG ATTCAGCGGAGGATTTGGTGCCAGAGATTATCGACAAAGTAGCAGTTCCAGCTTTAATAGTAGTCGTGGAAGCAGTAGCCGCAGTAGTGGAGGTAGTCATGGCAGCAACAGAGGATTTGGTGGAG GTGGCTATGGAGGCTTCTACACTAGTGACGGATATGGAGGAAATTATAACTCCCAGGGGGTTGACTGGTGGGGCAACTGA